GCCTTCGCCGACGCCGCGGCGGCGCTCGGCGGGCTGGACCGGGTCGTCGTCAACGCGGGGGTGGCCGGCGGGGGCTCGCTGGGGCTGGACCAGGCGGCGGCCAACCGGACCACCGCGCTGACGAACTTCGTGGGCGCCGTCCACCAGGCCGAGGCCGCGCTCCGCCTCTTCCGGCCCGCCGGCGCGGGGCACCTCGTCTTCATCTCCTCGATGTCGGCGCTGCGCGGGATGGGCGGGTCGATGAACGTCTACAGCGCGACCAAGGCCGGGGTCTCGGCGCTCGCCGAGGGCGCCCGCTCGGACCTGGCCGGCACCGGCGTCGCCGTCACGGCCGTGCACCCGGGCTACGTCCGGACGTCGATGGCCTCGCACTTCCCGAGGATGCTGATGGCCAGCGACCCCGAGCGCGCGACCCGCGCCATCGTCGCGGCGGTCGAGCGGGAGCCGGCGACGGCGTACGTCCCCGCCCTGCCGTGGGCGCTGGCCGCCTGGCCGATGCGGCTGGTCCCGCTGGGTCTGTACCGGCGCATCGCCGGCTGAGCCTGGTCGCGCGTCCGGGGGCTGCGGGAGGGGCACGGCAGCGACCCCGTGCTCACTCCGCGGCGCTTCCTCGTCGGTGCGGCGTCCGCTGCGGCCGCCGGGACGAGCACCGGCCGCGGAGTCGCGACCCGGTCAGGCCGGGTCCCCGACCGTCAGGCCCCGGTGGTGCCCGGCCCGGAGGGCCGCCGGTAGGAGCCGACCACGCCGCCGACGACGGCGATCAGCCCGGCGGCGAAGAGGACGGTGAAGGCGCGGCTGCCGCGGTCCCCGGTGACGAAGTCGAGGCCGCAGAGCACCAGGCCCAGCACCCCGAGCCCGACCAGCAGCGCGATCTCCCCCGCGAGGAGCCGGCCGCCCCGGCTCCGGGCCCGTCCCGCCGCCCACTGGCT
The window above is part of the Friedmanniella luteola genome. Proteins encoded here:
- a CDS encoding SDR family oxidoreductase; the protein is MPLPRFRQRVLVTGASAGLGQEMARHWARQGRDLALCARRVDELERLRDELLAVTPAITVSLHPLDVTDHEAVDAAFADAAAALGGLDRVVVNAGVAGGGSLGLDQAAANRTTALTNFVGAVHQAEAALRLFRPAGAGHLVFISSMSALRGMGGSMNVYSATKAGVSALAEGARSDLAGTGVAVTAVHPGYVRTSMASHFPRMLMASDPERATRAIVAAVEREPATAYVPALPWALAAWPMRLVPLGLYRRIAG